The Planococcus donghaensis genome contains a region encoding:
- the opp3C gene encoding oligopeptide ABC transporter permease produces the protein MTKNTPNLPPHQDLQVQNQYAYDEIPSDLFVKAPLDQRKSEEIGTPAVSFWKEAFQRLIKNKGAMISLILLVFLIVLALIGPGMNEFSYREQNLAHSNLPPKIEGLEWMGFNGLNSQGVDQYAERDVQINYWFGTDEFGRDLWTRVWRGTQISLFIALVAAALDLVIGVIYGGISSFYGGRIDNVMQRIIEILMGIPNLIVIILFILVLEPGITSIILAMVITGWVGMARVVRGQVLQLKGQEFVLASRTLGASNPRLISKHLLPNVMGPIIVTVMFTIPTAIFFEAFLSFIGLGLQAPLASLGVLIEDGYKSMRYFPYKLIFPALVISIIMISFNLLGDGLRDALDPKMRK, from the coding sequence ATGACCAAAAATACACCAAACCTTCCTCCGCACCAAGATTTGCAAGTACAAAACCAATATGCGTATGATGAAATTCCATCAGACTTATTTGTGAAAGCACCGCTTGACCAACGAAAAAGTGAAGAAATTGGAACGCCTGCTGTTTCTTTTTGGAAAGAAGCGTTTCAACGTCTCATTAAAAACAAGGGAGCGATGATTTCATTAATTTTGCTGGTCTTCTTAATTGTTTTAGCGTTAATTGGACCCGGAATGAACGAATTTTCTTATCGCGAACAAAACTTAGCACATTCTAATTTGCCACCAAAAATTGAAGGGTTAGAGTGGATGGGCTTTAACGGATTAAACTCACAAGGCGTCGATCAATACGCGGAGCGAGATGTTCAGATCAATTATTGGTTTGGAACTGATGAATTTGGACGCGATCTTTGGACGCGTGTGTGGAGAGGAACGCAGATTTCGCTGTTTATCGCTTTAGTAGCAGCGGCCCTCGATTTGGTGATAGGTGTGATTTATGGCGGTATTTCTTCTTTTTATGGAGGGCGTATCGATAATGTGATGCAGCGAATCATTGAAATTTTAATGGGGATTCCAAACTTGATCGTTATTATTTTATTTATATTGGTGCTAGAACCTGGAATTACATCGATTATTTTGGCGATGGTCATAACGGGATGGGTTGGAATGGCGCGTGTGGTGCGTGGCCAAGTGCTGCAGTTGAAAGGTCAGGAGTTTGTATTGGCTTCACGGACACTCGGAGCTTCAAACCCAAGGCTTATTTCCAAGCATCTTTTGCCGAATGTTATGGGACCGATTATTGTCACGGTGATGTTCACGATTCCAACGGCGATTTTCTTTGAAGCCTTTTTAAGTTTTATCGGACTGGGGCTACAAGCACCACTGGCATCTCTTGGGGTACTCATTGAAGATGGATACAAATCGATGCGTTATTTCCCATATAAATTAATTTTCCCGGCGTTAGTGATCAGCATTATCATGATTTCTTTCAATTTGCTTGGCGATGGACTGCGTGATGCACTCGATCCGAAAATGAGAAAATAA
- a CDS encoding ABC transporter ATP-binding protein: MTNTILTVEDLHVAFKTQHGKLTAVRGVNFELKKGETLAIVGESGSGKSVTAKSIMQLLPKATTEVTKGDITYKSESLLKMTKNQITDLRGSEISMVFQDPMTSLNPTMKVGKQIMEGVQRHENLTKAQARERALDMLKLVGIPQAESRLDNYPHQFSGGMRQRVVIALALACNPKVLIADEPTTALDVTIQAQILELMKDLQKKTETAIILITHDLGVVANMADRVAVMYGGKIVEQGTLDEIFYNPQHPYTLGLLRSMPKLNEDRGQPLMPIAGSPPNLATLGEGCAFAARCPHTMTVCHTYTPRDTVTETGHSVACWLQDSRVTEATSKSELLESGTSSK, encoded by the coding sequence ATGACCAATACCATTTTGACAGTCGAAGATTTGCATGTAGCGTTTAAAACTCAACACGGTAAACTGACAGCGGTACGGGGCGTGAACTTTGAGTTGAAAAAAGGAGAAACACTCGCAATTGTTGGGGAATCGGGTTCGGGTAAATCGGTAACCGCGAAATCCATTATGCAGTTGTTGCCGAAAGCGACAACGGAAGTGACAAAAGGAGATATTACCTATAAAAGTGAAAGTTTATTGAAAATGACGAAAAACCAAATTACCGATTTGCGCGGTTCGGAAATTTCAATGGTGTTTCAAGATCCGATGACTTCTTTAAACCCAACAATGAAAGTCGGCAAACAAATTATGGAAGGCGTTCAGCGGCACGAAAACTTAACAAAAGCTCAGGCGCGTGAACGCGCACTAGATATGCTGAAGTTAGTAGGGATTCCGCAAGCAGAAAGCCGGCTTGATAATTATCCGCACCAATTTTCAGGTGGGATGAGGCAGCGTGTGGTAATCGCGTTAGCACTTGCGTGTAACCCAAAGGTGTTGATTGCCGATGAACCGACGACTGCTTTGGATGTAACCATTCAAGCGCAAATTCTGGAATTGATGAAAGACCTGCAAAAGAAAACCGAAACAGCCATTATTTTAATCACTCATGACTTAGGTGTAGTGGCCAATATGGCTGACCGTGTAGCTGTGATGTACGGGGGCAAAATTGTCGAGCAAGGAACTTTGGATGAAATTTTCTACAATCCTCAGCATCCATATACACTCGGACTTTTACGTTCCATGCCCAAATTAAATGAAGACCGTGGTCAACCGTTAATGCCAATTGCCGGTTCCCCGCCTAACTTAGCAACGCTTGGAGAAGGGTGTGCATTTGCTGCGAGGTGTCCACATACGATGACCGTATGCCATACGTATACCCCACGCGACACGGTGACGGAAACAGGGCATTCTGTAGCTTGTTGGTTACAAGATTCGCGCGTAACTGAGGCGACAAGTAAAAGTGAACTTCTAGAATCGGGAACTTCTTCTAAATAG
- a CDS encoding NRAMP family divalent metal transporter: MKSAPKMKNTNRSVLLGAAFLMATSAIGPGFLTQTTVFTETLLASFGFVILISIIIDIGAQTNIWRIIAVSGKRAQDIANDVLPGLGYFLALLVVMGGLAFNIGNIGGAGLGTNVLFGIDPKTGALLSGVLAIGIFVVKEAGRAMDRFAQILGFVMIGLTVYVMITAQPPVGEAITKTFIPDNIDIFAIVTLVGGTVGGYITFAGGHRLIDAGLTGKAALPEVTRSSIYAIGIASLMRIILFLAVLGVVSQGLSLDPDNPPASVFQLAAGNVGYKMFGIVMWAAAVTSVVGAAYTSVSFIRSFSPALEKYHRLLTISFIVISTAVFVIIGKPVLILVLVGSVNGLILPIALGVMLIAAHKVKIVGDYKHPLWMTIFGLIIVVSMAWMGTYTLMNGIPALFK; encoded by the coding sequence ATGAAGAGTGCACCAAAAATGAAAAATACAAACCGCAGCGTCTTGCTTGGCGCAGCTTTCCTAATGGCAACTTCAGCGATTGGGCCCGGCTTTTTAACACAAACAACTGTTTTTACAGAGACCTTACTCGCTTCTTTTGGATTTGTTATTTTAATCTCAATTATTATTGATATCGGTGCACAAACAAACATTTGGCGCATCATCGCAGTGTCAGGAAAACGAGCTCAAGATATTGCCAATGACGTGTTACCAGGCCTCGGTTATTTCCTGGCCTTACTCGTTGTCATGGGAGGTCTAGCATTTAACATCGGAAATATCGGTGGTGCTGGACTTGGGACAAACGTATTGTTTGGAATCGATCCAAAAACCGGCGCTCTATTAAGTGGTGTGCTGGCGATTGGCATCTTTGTTGTAAAAGAAGCAGGACGTGCAATGGACCGTTTCGCCCAAATTCTTGGCTTTGTGATGATCGGCTTAACGGTTTACGTCATGATTACAGCTCAACCACCTGTTGGTGAAGCGATTACCAAAACCTTTATTCCAGATAACATTGACATCTTTGCCATTGTCACATTGGTCGGCGGTACCGTTGGTGGTTACATCACGTTTGCCGGCGGTCACCGATTGATTGATGCGGGACTGACCGGTAAAGCCGCGTTACCAGAAGTTACGAGAAGCTCGATTTATGCAATCGGGATTGCTTCACTAATGCGTATTATTTTATTTTTAGCGGTGTTAGGCGTCGTATCTCAAGGTCTTTCTCTAGACCCAGACAACCCACCTGCATCTGTCTTCCAGCTTGCCGCGGGTAACGTTGGTTACAAAATGTTCGGGATCGTTATGTGGGCAGCTGCCGTAACTTCAGTTGTCGGTGCTGCTTACACATCTGTATCCTTTATTCGTTCGTTCAGCCCAGCGCTTGAAAAATACCACCGCTTGTTGACTATTAGTTTTATTGTCATCTCGACAGCCGTTTTCGTGATTATTGGAAAACCTGTCTTGATTTTAGTGCTTGTTGGATCGGTTAACGGATTAATTTTACCGATCGCACTGGGCGTTATGTTGATCGCTGCTCACAAAGTCAAAATTGTTGGCGACTACAAACATCCTTTATGGATGACGATTTTCGGACTTATCATTGTCGTTTCTATGGCATGGATGGGAACATATACATTAATGAATGGTATTCCAGCACTATTCAAATAA